The Inediibacterium massiliense genome includes the window TACAGAAGAACTAAAATCTAAGATGTATCCAGGAGATTATAAGGCAATAGCTATTAAGTTACCTGACACAAATTTGACACTCGTAGGAATGGTAGATAAACAGGATGTTTTAGCTTATTCAAAAGAAGTAAATAAAGCTTCTGTAACGATTATGTATATTTTTCTTCCATTGCTTGCAATTTTAATATTTTTGGTATATCGTCGTTCAATGAATATCCTTAATGTCGTTACAAATCATATTGATGAAATGTCAAAGGGACATTTTTCATTTAGAACGAATTCAAAATATATATCATTTAAAGAGGTATTTGATAAATTAAATAGGGCTAGTGAAAGTGTAGAGAAAGCTTTAAAGGATACAAAGAATACATTTAATGAGGTATTTGAAAATATTAAAATTACAGAAAAGGACCTAGATCATGTAAAGAATTTTTCTGATAAAGTAGAAATGACAATAGAAGATGTATCAAGTGGAATTTATCAACAATCGGAGGATGCAGTAAAAGGAGCTTCTTATGTAGGAAATATTTCTAAATTAATAGAAGATATTAATTTGAATACTACGAATTTAGTATCCAAAACAAAAGAAGTCAATACAATAAATAAAGAGAATCAGAAGAATCTAGAGGAATTAAGACATAAATCCAATCGTGCTAGAAACGTTTCTGATGAAATTACAGTTATTGTATCTGAGCTAAAAGAAAATACTCAAAACATAGGAAACATAGTAGAAACAATTGATGGCATCGCTTCACAAACTAATTTATTAGCACTTAATGCTTCTATTGAAGCAGCAAGGGCAGGAGATGCAGGTCGGGGATTTGCAGTCGTAGCAGATGAAATTCGTAACCTAGCAGAAGAGACTGGAAAATCAACGAATAAGATAGGAAAAATTGTAGATTCTATTCAAGATATCTCTCAAAAGGTGTCTAAGTCTATTGGTGATGTAAATATGGCTATTGATGAGCAGATTGTATCTTCTGAGAATGTAGAAAAATCTTTTGAAGTATCTAGTGATATATATATTCAATTTGAAAAATCTTTTAAAGAAATCTATGAGCAATTAAATGAGTTAAATATAAAAAATTCAGAAATAGAAAAATCAATTACAAATATGGCAGCTGTATCCGAAGAAACTGCAGCTTCTGGTGAAGAAATTCACAATTTCACACAACATCAAAGAAGTTTAATGGAAGGTACGATAAAATCATTAGATAATATAAAAAAACAAGTTAATATATTAGGAGAGAAATTAAATCAATTTCACTAAAAATTAAATCATTCTATATTGTATTGAATGAAATAATGCCTTATTTAAAAAACCCTCTTTTCAATTTTATATGAAAAGAGGGTTTTTTTAGAGTATATAATGATTGGAAAATATATAAATAATATTTTTTACTGATAAAGAAGATGGACTAGACATATATATGGTATGAATAGAAATATATTACATGTTATGAAAATAATAAGGGGGAAAAAGCATGAATAACAGGTTAGCTAAAAAAATTGAATCCTTAAATATGGAGTTGACAAAAGTATTGAGTGTAGTAGGTACAAAAGCAGAATTAGAGATTAGTAAAAAAGTTTATGATGAATTTATGAAAATGGAGTATTATCAAAAGAATCCTCAACTTTTAAAATATGTAGATTTTAAAGATGATAAACTAGGCAGAAAAAGTGTAGTAGCAACATTAAAAGGAAAGAAAGGAAACAGCAAAAAAACAGTTGTTTTAATAGGACATATAGATACGGTGGGTATATCAGATTATGGAAATCTCAAGGAATATGCTACGAAGCCCTATGAATTAGCAAAAAAGCTAAAGAATGTAACTTTATCAGAAGATGCAAGAAAAGATTTAGAATCAGGAGAATGGATATTTGGTCGAGGAATTTTTGATATGAAATGTGGAGTAGCCATCTTTATGGTTTTAATAGAATATTTGTCACAAAGGTTAGATGAATTTGAAGGAAATTTAGTATTTGCAGCTGTAGGAGATGAAGAAGCTAATTCCGGAGGTATGTTATCAGTAGTACCAGAATTGGTGAAAATGAAAGAAAAAGAAGGGTTTGAATATGTAGCAGTTATTGACACAGATTACAGTGCAGAAAGATATGAAGATGATGATAGCAAATATATATACATAGGAACAGTAGGAAAATTAATGCCCTCATTTTATATAGTCGGAAAAGAAACTCATGTAGGAGAGCCATTTAAGGGAATAGATCCAAATCAATTGGCAGCAGCAATTACACAAAAAATCAATTTAAATGTAGAATACTCAGATATAGCAGAAGGGGAAGTATCTCTTCCACCTATTACTTTAAGACAACAAGATATGAAAGAAGAATATTCTGCACAAATTGCAAAAACAGCAAATCTATATTTTAACTATGCTACTCATATGAGTGGTCCTGATGAAGTAATGGAAAAAATGAAAGGGGCAGCAAAAGATGCTTTTGAAGAAGTCATCCATTATTTACAAAAACAATATGATACCTTCTGTGAAAAAAGTAAATTTCCACAAAGAGAGTTACCATGGAAGGCTAGAGTCATGTCTTATCAAGAATTGTATAAAAAAGTAAAAGAACAAATGGGTGATGGATTAGATGAACATATAAAAGAGTTAGAAGAAAGATTATTACAAGATAAGACAGTAGATGATAGAGATTTTAGTTTGAAAGTAGTATCAGAAGTACATAGTATGTGGTCAGATAAAGACCCTATTGTGATTGTATATTTTGCTCCACCTTATTACCCTCATATATATGTGGAGGGAGTAGAAGAAAAAGATAAATTATTATTAGAATCAGTAGATCAAGCAGTAAATAGTATGGATGTAAATTATAACATAGTATGTAAAAAATTTTATCCATATATATCAGATTTAAGTTATGCTTCTGCACCAAATGACGATAGGGTAATAGCAGCACTTAAAAATAATATGCCAGCATTTGGAGTAAAGTATGATCTTCCTTTAGAAGATATGCAAAAATTAAATTTACCAGTAGTCAATATTGGACCTTTTGGAAAAGATGCTCATAAATTTACAGAAAGATTAGAAAAAAAATATTCATATGAAATAGCTCCAAAGCTAGTATATGAAACAATTATGAATCTTTTAAAATAGTACATATATGATTGAAGAGTATTACTAAAAATAGCTAAGGAATCTTTAGCTATTTTTAGTATACAAAATTAGATGACATAAATTTTTATATTAAGTTTTATATGATTTGGAGACGATTAGCAGATAATTTGATATTATATAATCATAAAGTAGCATATGTTTTGATGAATACATAAGGAGGAATACAAAGGATGAATAATTCTCACACTTTTGAAACAAATGAAGATATATTAGCAGCACTTAAATTAGTATTACCCTATTTGAATAAAATTGTTCATGAAGATATGGTAGTAGGTCTTACAGATTTAGAAAAGTATGTAGGATACCATAGAGCAAATGAATTTGAGCTAGATTTATCAGAGGGAAAACCTATAAAAGGAATCAAGACCATAGAAGAATGTATTCGTTATGAAAAAGAAACATTTGCAGATGTGCCAGAAGAGGTATATGGAAGAGCCATAAAAACCATCTTTACGCCTATATATGGTATAAATCATGAAGTGATCGGAACCTTAAGCTCTGGAATAGATTTTGCAAATAATAAGAATCTTGTAGAGAGTATTAATAACCTAGCAAAAGTTGTAAAACAGGCAACAGAAAGTATTAATCAAGTTTCAGTATCTGCAGAAAGCTTAGCTGAAACGGGACAAAATGCTATTATGTGTGTCCAAGAATTAAATAAAAAGCAAAAAGATACAACAGAAATTTTAGAATTTATAAAAGGAATTGCAACTCAAACAAACTTATTAGGTTTAAATGCTGCTATAGAAGCAGCTAGAGCTGGAGAAAATGGAAGAGGATTTGGAGTAGTAGCAGAGGAAATAAGAAAATTAGCAGATCAGTCTCAGGATGCTGTTAAAAACATTCAAAATATACTTACGGAAATGAATAGTACTGTAAGTCAAATTAGCAATACCATAGAAAGTACAGGAGCTATTAGTGAAGAGCAGGCAGCTTCAACAGAAGAAATATCATCTAGTATGGAACAAATTAATAGTGCTGTGAAGGGATTAGAAGTATTTGTAGAAAGATATAAGTAATACCGATAATAGAAGTTACTTGGATAGGCAGGATGTTTTAAAAACTGGGAAAAAATACTTAGGGGGTGTTGGGATGAATAAAAAAATTCATACAATGTATTTTAGTCCTACAGATACAACGAAAAAAATAACATTAGGAATAGGAAATAAAATTTTAGAAAGTATAGGATATGAAGAAAGTATGAACAATATTGATTTTACATTGCCTACAGTAAGACAAGCTAAAGTAGCTTTTACAAAAGAGGATGTTGTTATTGTAGGAGTGCCAGTATATGCTGGAAGAGTTCCTAATATATTGTTAAAATATCTAAATTCTATCCAAGGAAATGGGGCATTGGCAATTGCTGTAGTTGTTTATGGAAATAGAAATTATGATGATGCGTTGATAGAGTTAAAAGATATTCTTCAGAATAATGGTTTTCATGTAATTGCAGGAGCAGCATTTATAGGAGAACATTCTTTTTCTAAGATACTTGCAAAAGGTAGACCGGATGAAAAAGATATGGATTTAGTCAGTAAGTTTGCTGATGAAATATATACAAAAATTACAACTCAATCTTTAGCTGAAAGTGTAAAGGTAAAAGGAAATACACCCTATAGGAAATATTATATGCCTAAAAATAAAAATGGTATTCCTGTAGATATTAGAAAGGTAAAGCCAAAAACAAATGATCATTGCAAGAATTGTAAAATTTGTGTAAATGTCTGTCCTATGGGTTCTATTGATTTTGAAGATGTTTCTAAATTAAACGGTATTTGTATTAAATGTGGAGCATGTATTAAAAAATGTCCTGCTCATGCAAAATATTATGATGATGAAGATTATTTAAGACACAAATATGAATTAGAAGAAGAGTATTCTTTTAGAAAAGAGCCAGAATTATTTATATAAAATAAAAGTTTTTACTTCACTAGAAACAATAAAACCCGTAGATGATATATTATTTTATCTACGGGTTTTAATTGTTATCCTTGTTTTTGGCCTTTTCCTCTAGCTTTGATAGGTGGTAGTGGTTTTTTATGTATGAATTCATAATATAATTTTACTACGTCAGGAAATAATCTTTTATCTGCAGGAGTTAAATTTTCGTCAAGATATAAAGTAATACGGAATTTTTGTGCATCTTCCTCAGTTGCAGTAATTTCATCTAAACTTTTTTCATAGGATGATTCTAAGCTTTCAGCAGCTTGGATTAAATTTTCTCTTTCTTCTTGATTAGATTCTAATAAAAATTGATTAAAACCTTCTCTATTCATAAAATCCCCTCCATCATTAAATATCATATTATATATAGTTAGTTATTCTATAAAAATTAAATAAATCCTTCAATTTATGGAATATTTTACATTATAAAAAATAAAAATAATAAGTTAATGAAAATTTATCTTTATAATAGTATCATTGTGGGTATCTTTCATAGTAATAAATCAGGAAGAGAGGAGAAAGAAAAATAATTTTGTGGTTTTAGTGGAGTATGATACAATAGAGGAAGTTTTGTGAAAGATTGATTATTTTATAAAAATAAGGAAAAAATAGAGTATAGGAAAGAAGGTGTCATATGATTCAATTAGGAAAAATACAAGTATTAAAAGTAATTCGAAGTACGTCTATAGGGGTCTATTTAAATGAACAAGAGAATGAAGATCATGATGATATTTTATTGCCACAAAAGCAAGTACCAAAGGATATCAAAGTAGGAGATGAAATAGAAGTATTTGTTTATAGAGATTCTGAGGATAGAATGATTGCTACCACTAAAAAACCTAAAATAACCCTTGGAGAGTTAGCCAAATTAAAAGTGATAGAGACTACCCAAATAGGTGCCTTTTTAGATTGGGGATTAGAGAAGGATTTATTTTTGCCTTTTAAGGAACAAACCAATAAGGTACAAGTAGGAAGAAGTTATTTAGTTTCTTTATATATAGATAAAAGTGATAGATTATGTGCTACGATGGATGTTTATAAATTATTAGAAGAACAATCACCTTATAAAGAAAATGATAAAGTAAGTGGTACTATATATAAAGTGAAAAGAGAAATAGGTGCTTTTGTAGCAATTGATTTGAAATATCATGGGCTCATTCCACAAAATGAATTTTATGGACATTATATGTGTGGAGATGAAGTAGAAGCTAGAGTTATTAAAGTAAAAGAAGATGGAAAATTAGATTTGAGTTTAAGAAAAAAAGCTTATAAGCAAATGGATGAAGATGTACATATTATTTTAGAGGAATTAGACAGATCTATGGGGGTGCTTTATCTTAATGATCAAAGTTCTCCAACAAAAATAAAAGAAGAACTAAATATGAGTAAAAATGCATTTAAAAGAGCTATTGGGAGATTATTAAAGGAAGGCAAAATTAAATTTACAGATCGAGGAATAGAAAAAATATAATTTGAAATAAAAATTCAAATGGCGATTGGTAGAGTATATATCTATATGATTTTATATTATATTCAATAAAATGATTAAATATAAATGATAAAAAACTTTATAATGGAAATTAAAAATATTTATAATTGATTGATCATATATTTTACATTCTAAAATGGACATCTACTTAAAAGAATAGATGTAAGCTTGTAGACAAAGTCATAAAAAACGTCACTAAAATTTCAAATTTTATGACTTTGCTAAAATATAGTTTGTCAATAGTCGGACATCTACTTAAAAGAGTAGATGTTTTTTATTATATAGGAATTGGCGACATGGACAATTTCCATAGGAATGTTCGAATTTTGATACAAAAATGCAAATTTACAAAGAAATAAGACTGAATAATGCTAACTTTTCAAAAAATATATTGTGAAAATACATACAAATTATGCACAATTATAGAAAAATATGACAAAAAGTACTATAATAAAAATGTATTAGCAAAAATGCGACATATTATATTATTGAGAAAAGGAGAAAAGTTATGAAAATTTACGGAAAAATTACTCATTTAGGATTAACAAAAAAGGTCTTGCTAGTTATAAGTATGGTGATTCTTCTTGTATTTAGTGTAACAGGTACTTATTTTCACAATTATACAAAGGATAAGTTAACTCAAAGTGTTGTTAGAGAAATAGAACTAAAATCTAATGGAATTGCTCAAAATATAGAAGAATTTTTAAAAAATGAACAAACTATAACAGAGCAGATGAGTACAAATCAACAAATCAAACAATATTTAGAAGAAATAACAACCTATGATGAAATTACAGTACATCCATTATATAAAGATGTCGCAAAAACTTTAGAAGAAATCAGAACCAAAGATCCATCTATTTTATTTGTATGGGTAGGAAATGAAAAAGCAAATTTTTATATTGATCAAGATGGAGCTGTATCTGGTAGAGATTATGATCTAAAAAGCAGACCTTGGTATGATATGGTTATGAAGGCGGATCAAGCAGTGTTTACAGATCCATATATTGATAATGACATAAAAAAATTAGTACTTTCTGTAATGAAACCCATTAAAAAAGATAATCAAGTAATAGGAGTAGTAGCAATGGATATTTCTTTAGATGCTATTCCTCCAATTATGAAACAAAATGTGATTGGTCAAAAAGGTTCCAACTTTTTAGTTACGAGACAAGGAGATTATCTTTATCATGAAGATTCTAAAAAAATCATGAAAGACAATATTTTAAAAGAAGAATTTGTAAAAGGAAAGGGAGAACAGTTTATTCAAGGGGATCAACATGTAGAGGAAATTATATATAAAGGAAGACCATGTTATTTCTCTTATACGCCTATTCCAATAAACAAATGGGCAGTAGGACTTTTGGTAGATCAAGAAGAAGCTTTAGGAGAATTAAAAGAAGTTTCTTTAAGGGTTTTTATCTTATATTTATTGGGTGCACTGCTTTTAATAGGAGTAGCATATTTTATCATAAAAAAAAGCATTCATCCTATTTATATTTTGACAAAGCATGCTAAAGAAATTGCAAAAGGAGATTTAACCATAGCCATACCAAGAAATTTATTATCCAAAAAAGATGAAGTTGGAGATTTAGCAAATGCTTTTGACAATATGACTCAAAGTTTTAAAGAAGTGATTCGAAATATTGTGGAATCTTCTGAACAAGTAGCAGCTTCTTCAGAAGAATTGACAGCTACTTCACAACAAGCTTCATCTGCATCAGATGAAGTGGCCAAGACCATAGAAGAAATTGCAAAAGGAGCTACAGATCAAGCACAGGATACCCAAAGAGGACTTGAAACATCTGAAGAATTAGGAAATCTTATAGAAAACAATCAATGTTTTGCAAAAGATATGAATAAAACTTCAGATGAAGTGATAGAATTGATTCATGGAGGATTAAAAATTATCACAGAATTAATTGATAAGACAGAGCAGACAGATGATGCAACAAAAGATATTTTTCATGTGATTACAAAAACAAGCGAGAGTTCTAATAAAATTGGAGAAGCTACTAATGTCATTACGTCTATTGCAGAACAAACCAATCTTTTAGCGCTCAATGCGGCTATAGAAGCTGCTAGAGCAGGAGAACATGGAAGAGGTTTTGCTGTAGTAGCAGAAGAAATAAGAAAATTAGCAGAGCAATCCAATTTATTTACTACAAAGATAGATGAAATTGTAACAGAACTAGTAAAAAATGCCAAGCTTGCAGAGGAAACTATGAAAAATGTATCTATGATCATAAAAGATCAAGAAGAAAGTGTAAAAGAAACAGAAAAGAAATATAAAGAAATAAATAATGCCATTCAAAATGTAGAAGAGGTCATTGTAAAATTAAATGACTCAGGAACAAAAATGGAAGAGAAAAAAGTAGAGATTTTACAAACCGTTCAAAATTTATCAGCTATTGCACAAGAAAATGCAGCAAGTACAGAGGAGGCTACAGCTTCTGTAGAGGAACAAAGTGCATCTATGGAAGAAATTGCGAATGCAAGTGAAGAATTAGCAAAATTAGCTGAAGAATTGCAAAAAACCATTGCTCAATTTAAAATATAAAAAAGTCTTTCTTCAAAAGATTTGTAAGTAGACTTTTTGAAATACATAATGAAAACTATAGACTTTTTCACAATTTTATTCAGTATATAATTTCTTATGTATTATAAAAAATACCCGTAAGGGTATTTTTTTTGAAAAAGATGCTTTTTATGTATTTAAAAGGTATAATAGAAAGGAATGATACATATAGAGGAGTAATCAAAATGAATAATCAAATGAATATGAAGGGCACCTTATGTGCTATTTTTTCAGCAATTTCTTTTGGAACTATGCCTATTTTTGCAACATATGCTTATAAAGGAGGTACAAATGCTATAACAGTTGTATTTTTAAGATTTCTTTTTTCAGGTATTTTATTAAGTTGTTATTTTTTAAAACAAAAAATAAATATAAAAGTTAAAAAGGATACTCTTATGAGTTTGATTTTTACGGGTATTGTAGGGTCTTCTTTAACTTCTTTAACCTTATTTTTATCTTATCATTACATTTCAGTAGGACTTTCTACTATATTACATTTTATATATCCTGCTGCAGTGATTTTTTTATCCTTTTTATTATTTAAAGAAAAGCTTTATAGGAGCAAAATCATTTCTTTGATTCTTTCTATTATAGGAGTTTATGTATTGATAGGTTTTAACTCTATAAAGCTAAATATGTTTGGAGTTATGCTGGCATTGGTTTCTGGAGTCTTTTATTCTATTTATATATTAGAAATTGGACATAATGTAAAAATAAAAGATATGGATAGTATTATTTTAACCTTTTATATTTCTATTTTTTCTGCAGGAAGTATATTTTTATTTGGAATGTTTACAGATAATTTGATAATTCCAAAGGATATATATTCTTGTATTCCTATTGTTGCTATTGCTTTGGCATCTACTTTAGGATTGTTAAATTTTTCTATAGGGATTAAGCTTGTAGGACCTTCTAATACATCTATATTAAGTACATTTGAGCCTATTACAAGTATAATTCTCAGTTCGATTTTATTTGGAGATCAAATTACTTGGAGTACAATGATTGGGAGTCTCATGATTATTTTATCTATATATGGAATTATAAAAGGATCAAAAAATAGTGAAAAAGATAGGCATCTATCAAAATAGATGCCTATCTTTATTTGCTTAAAAACATATTAATATCCATAAGCTTTTGATTTAATTCTAAAAGTTTGTTTTTTAATTTATCATAATCTTTCTTTAGCATTTTCTCATCAATTAAAAGATCTGTTTTATATACTAAATTGTCAAATACAGTATATATTTCTTGTAATTCTTTAATAATATTTTCTTTTTTCTTAATAGGTTCTAGTATTTCCTGAGAATAGCTTCTAAGCATATTATCTTTGATCTCAAACACATATCCCATATTTGGAATAATCGTATCTATATGAAATTTTTCTTGTATAAGATCTGAAAAAGCTTGAGACGATTCTTCTTCCCCATGAACAATAAAAACTTTTTTGGGAAGTTTTTTAAAGCCTTTGATCCAATCTATTAAATCATTTTGATCTGCATGACCTGAAAAACCTTCAATACTATAAACTTGTGCTTCTACTACAACTTCCTCGCCCAATAATTTTACTTTTTTTGCCCCTTCTTTTAACTGTCTGCCAAGAGTTCCTTCTGCTTGGTAACCTACAAATACAATACTATTTTTCTTTTTCCACAAATTGTGTTTTAAATGATGAAGGATTCGTCCCGCTGTACACATGCCACTAGCAGAAAGAATAACTTTAGGGTAAGGCTGAGTATTTAATCGCATGGATTCTTCTTGGCTTTTGACATAATAGAGATTTTCAAAATTAAAAGGATCTTCGCCATTTAATATTTGTCTTTTGGTTTCTTCATCAAAACAATCTGTATTTTCTCTATAAACTTGTGTAGCAGATACAGCCATAGGACTATCTACATAGACGGGAACTCTCATAAAAGCTTCAAGTTCTTTAGTATGAGCATAATATTTATTTAACTCATAGACAAGCTCTTGAGTTCTATTGACTGCAAAACTAGGAATGATTACAGTTCCGCCATCTAAAGTTGTTTCATTGATAATTTCAATCAGTCTTTTTATGCTTGTTTCTTGTTTTTCATGAATTTTATTTCCATAAGTGGATTCAATAATAAGATAATCTGCTTCTTCTATATATTCAGGATTTTTAAGAATTGGTTTATTTTTAATACCTAAATCTCCAGAAAAAACAATTTTTGCAGTCTTTCCTTTTTCAGTAATCCAAAGTTCTATAATGGAAGAACCTAATATATGGCCACCATCTCTAAAACGAAGAGCAATATCTTCATTAATTTCAATTTTTTGATCATATAAAACAGGAGAAAAATAATTTAGACTAATCAGTGCATCTTCAGCTGTATATAAAGGTTTTACAAACGGGAGACCTGCTCTTTTTCTTTTGTTGTTTTCCCAATTGGCATCAGATTCTTGTATGTGACCACTGTCTACTAACATAATATTGCATAGATCTCTTGTAGCTTTTGTGCTAAAGATTTTACCTTTAAATCCATCATTCACTAATTTAGGAATTCTTCCACTATGATCAATATGAGCGTGACTAAGGATTACAAAATCTATTTCAGCAGGATTGAATTGAAAATTTTCAAAGTTTAGTTTTTCTAGTTGTTTGCTTCCTTGAAACATACCACAATCAAGCAGTAGCTTATATTTATCTGTAGTAATTAAATAATTAGAACCTGTGACTACTTTTGATGCTCCTAAAAATTGTATTTGCATGAGAAGTCCCCCTTTATATGATGTATGATCTTATTATACTACAACAAAGTATTTTTTTCCCATAGATATCAAATGAGTGAATTATATTATGATTAAGTGAAATACTTTTTATTTACTTTATATATATGTAAAAAATATTTTATTTACAATACAAGTAGCCAAGTTTACAAATATAATGTGTATTACATATGATAAATAAAAGACATCTATTGCGAAAGCAAAGGTGATCTAGATGAGCAGTCGAGAAATCGACTGCTTTTTTTAAAAAATTATAGAATTGTTAAATGATTAGTAAAGTTTTAAAATGTTTATATGGTAAATTATAACTAAATTGTACAGAAACTGTAGAAAAAAGTAATAAAAAATAATATAATATTATTTAATATGATAGATTTATATATTAGACATTAAAGAAGAATCATGTGTGGAAAAATAATAAATCAATTAAGAGAGAAAGGAAGAAGATTATTGAAAACGTTCTTAAAAAAGAAATATTTTAGTATAACCAAAAAGGTTCTCTTGGCAATAACTTTAGTGGTGATATTGATTTTTATGAGTACAGGTATTTATTTCTACCACTATACAAAAGATATAATCACCGAGAGTATATCAAATGAAATTCAGTTAAAATCTAGACTTGCAACTCAAGAAATACAACAAATACTTCAAAATCAACAAATCATTACACAGCAGATGAGTACAAATCAAGAAATTAAAAAATATCTTAAAGAAGTCAATACTTATGATCAGATCCAATCCCATGTCCTTTATGAGTCTATTTCTCATACGTTAGAAAAAATAAAAGAAAAAGATTCTTATATTCTTTCTGCTTGGGTAGGAAATGATAGAGGAAATTTTTACATTGATAGTGAGCATAGTGTCTCTGAACCAGAGTATGATGTAAAAACAAGAGATTGGTATGAAGTAGTTATGAATGATAGACAAACAGTATTTATCAAACCTTATGTAGATGCAGATACAAAAAAAATGATTGTATCGGTTATGCAATCTATCCGAGATGAAAATAAAGTGGTTGGATTTGTAGCTTTAGACATTTCTCTTGAATCCATTCCTAAGATTATGAAACACTATGTAATTGGAAAAGGTGGATCAAATTTTTTAGTTGCACAAGATGGTACTTATGTATATGCAGAAGATTCTAAAAAAATCATGAAAGAAAATATCTTGCAAG containing:
- a CDS encoding methyl-accepting chemotaxis protein, which translates into the protein MKIYGKITHLGLTKKVLLVISMVILLVFSVTGTYFHNYTKDKLTQSVVREIELKSNGIAQNIEEFLKNEQTITEQMSTNQQIKQYLEEITTYDEITVHPLYKDVAKTLEEIRTKDPSILFVWVGNEKANFYIDQDGAVSGRDYDLKSRPWYDMVMKADQAVFTDPYIDNDIKKLVLSVMKPIKKDNQVIGVVAMDISLDAIPPIMKQNVIGQKGSNFLVTRQGDYLYHEDSKKIMKDNILKEEFVKGKGEQFIQGDQHVEEIIYKGRPCYFSYTPIPINKWAVGLLVDQEEALGELKEVSLRVFILYLLGALLLIGVAYFIIKKSIHPIYILTKHAKEIAKGDLTIAIPRNLLSKKDEVGDLANAFDNMTQSFKEVIRNIVESSEQVAASSEELTATSQQASSASDEVAKTIEEIAKGATDQAQDTQRGLETSEELGNLIENNQCFAKDMNKTSDEVIELIHGGLKIITELIDKTEQTDDATKDIFHVITKTSESSNKIGEATNVITSIAEQTNLLALNAAIEAARAGEHGRGFAVVAEEIRKLAEQSNLFTTKIDEIVTELVKNAKLAEETMKNVSMIIKDQEESVKETEKKYKEINNAIQNVEEVIVKLNDSGTKMEEKKVEILQTVQNLSAIAQENAASTEEATASVEEQSASMEEIANASEELAKLAEELQKTIAQFKI
- a CDS encoding DMT family transporter, with product MNNQMNMKGTLCAIFSAISFGTMPIFATYAYKGGTNAITVVFLRFLFSGILLSCYFLKQKINIKVKKDTLMSLIFTGIVGSSLTSLTLFLSYHYISVGLSTILHFIYPAAVIFLSFLLFKEKLYRSKIISLILSIIGVYVLIGFNSIKLNMFGVMLALVSGVFYSIYILEIGHNVKIKDMDSIILTFYISIFSAGSIFLFGMFTDNLIIPKDIYSCIPIVAIALASTLGLLNFSIGIKLVGPSNTSILSTFEPITSIILSSILFGDQITWSTMIGSLMIILSIYGIIKGSKNSEKDRHLSK
- a CDS encoding MBL fold metallo-hydrolase RNA specificity domain-containing protein, translated to MQIQFLGASKVVTGSNYLITTDKYKLLLDCGMFQGSKQLEKLNFENFQFNPAEIDFVILSHAHIDHSGRIPKLVNDGFKGKIFSTKATRDLCNIMLVDSGHIQESDANWENNKRKRAGLPFVKPLYTAEDALISLNYFSPVLYDQKIEINEDIALRFRDGGHILGSSIIELWITEKGKTAKIVFSGDLGIKNKPILKNPEYIEEADYLIIESTYGNKIHEKQETSIKRLIEIINETTLDGGTVIIPSFAVNRTQELVYELNKYYAHTKELEAFMRVPVYVDSPMAVSATQVYRENTDCFDEETKRQILNGEDPFNFENLYYVKSQEESMRLNTQPYPKVILSASGMCTAGRILHHLKHNLWKKKNSIVFVGYQAEGTLGRQLKEGAKKVKLLGEEVVVEAQVYSIEGFSGHADQNDLIDWIKGFKKLPKKVFIVHGEEESSQAFSDLIQEKFHIDTIIPNMGYVFEIKDNMLRSYSQEILEPIKKKENIIKELQEIYTVFDNLVYKTDLLIDEKMLKKDYDKLKNKLLELNQKLMDINMFLSK